In Carya illinoinensis cultivar Pawnee chromosome 9, C.illinoinensisPawnee_v1, whole genome shotgun sequence, the following are encoded in one genomic region:
- the LOC122275360 gene encoding berberine bridge enzyme-like 18: MKPDVSSSVLIPFVISLLFSFLWATSAHTHEEFLQCLTIHAGNSTSSISQVIYTPVNSSYSSVLEFSIRNLRFSTPATPKPLVIITPLHVSQIQASIKCSQKHGMQIRVRSGGHDYEGLSYVAYAPFVIIDLINLRSINVDVENGTAWVETGATLGEVYYTIAEKSRNFGFPAGLCPTVGVGGHFSGGGYGTLLRKYGIAADNIVDAQMIDVKGRILDRESMGEDLFWAIRGGGGASFGVIVAWKIKLVHVPSTVTVFTVNRNLEQNPTKLVHRWQYVANKLDEDLFISVELSAANSSQEGGRTIQALFYCLYLGGIDNLLSLMQESFPELGLVREDCSEMSWIESTLYFAGFPSGEPLDVLLSRTPLTRPDFFKAKSDYVTEPIPEVGLEGIWERFYQKGTEEASLVLIPYGGRMSEIPESAIPFPHRVGNIYKILYYVSWEEEGIAESERHISWIRRLYSYMAAYVSKSPRAAYINYRDLDIGTNSKKGNTSYRRASTWGTKYFKSNFNKLVHVKTMVDPTNFFKNEQSIPALSS; encoded by the coding sequence atgaagcCCGACGTTAGCTCTTCAGTGCTTATTCCATTTGTTATTAgtcttcttttctcatttttatggGCAACTTCGGCTCACACCCATGAAGAATTCCTTCAATGCTTGACAATTCATGCTGGAAACTCCACctcctcaatttctcaagtcatATACACCCCCGTCAATTCCTCATATTCATCTGTATTGGAATTCTCCATACGAAATCTTAGATTCTCAACACCTGCCACCCCGAAACCTCTAGTCATTATTACGCCATTGCATGTCTCCCAAATTCAAGCAAGCATTAAGTGTTCCCAAAAACATGGCATGCAAATAAGAGTTAGAAGCGGTGGTCATGATTATGAGGGCCTTTCTTATGTTGCTTATGCTCCATTTGTCATAATTGATCTGATAAATCTTCGTTCAATCAATGTTGATGTAGAAAATGGCACTGCATGGGTCGAAACCGGTGCCACTCTCGGTGAAGTATACTATACGATTGCCGAGAAAAGTAGAAACTTTGGCTTTCCAGCAGGATTATGCCCGACTGTGGGTGTTGGTGGACACTTTAGTGGAGGAGGGTACGGCACCTTGTTGCGTAAATATGGCATTGCTGCAGATAATATTGTTGACGCCCAAATGATTGATGTTAAGGGCAGAATCCTCGACAGAGAATCCATGGGAGAAGATCTATTTTGGGCCATTCGAGGAGGTGGAGGGGCTAGCTTCGGAGTCATTGTTGCGTGGAAAATCAAGCTGGTTCATGTTCCATCAACTGTGACTGTATTCACAGTTAATAGGAACTTGGAACAAAATCCAACAAAGCTTGTTCACCGGTGGCAATATGTTGCAAACAAGCTTGATGAAGACCTATTCATTAGCGTCGAGTTAAGTGCTGCCAATTCTAGCCAAGAAGGGGGGAGAACAATACAAGCTTTATTTTATTGCTTGTATCTCGGAGGGATAGATAATCTCCTTTCATTGATGCAAGAAAGTTTTCCTGAACTGGGTTTGGTAAGAGAAGATTGCTCTGAAATGAGCTGGATTGAATCTACCCTCTACTTCGCTGGGTTTCCAAGTGGGGAACCCTTGGATGTATTGCTAAGCAGGACTCCTCTAACAAGACCAgattttttcaaagcaaaatcTGACTACGTGACGGAACCTATTCCAGAAGTTGGCTTGGAAGGGATTTGGGAGAGATTTTACCAAAAAGGGACCGAGGAAGCTAGTTTGGTTTTGATTCCGTATGGAGGAAGAATGAGTGAAATCCCAGAATCTGCAATTCCTTTCCCACATAGAGTTGGTAACATCTACAAAATCCTATACTATGTGAGTTGGGAAGAGGAAGGAATTGCAGAATCCGAGAGGCATATAAGTTGGATCAGAAGGCTTTACAGTTACATGGCTGCCTATGTTTCAAAATCTCCAAGAGCTGCATACATCAATTATAGGGACCTTGACATAGGAACAAATAGTAAGAAAGGCAACACAAGCTATAGACGGGCAAGTACATGGGGTACTAAATATTTCAAGAGCAACTTTAACAAGTTGGTTCATGTGAAGACCATGGTTGATCccactaatttcttcaaaaatgaACAAAGCATCCCGGCTCTTTCATCCTAG